A window from Esox lucius isolate fEsoLuc1 chromosome 16, fEsoLuc1.pri, whole genome shotgun sequence encodes these proteins:
- the slc25a6 gene encoding ADP/ATP translocase 3 produces the protein MAEGAISFAKDFLAGGVAAAISKTAVAPIERVKLLLQVQHASKQITVDKQYKGIVDCFVRIPKEQGFIAFWRGNTANVIRYFPTQALNFAFKDKYKQIFLGGVDKHTQFWRYFAGNLASGGAAGATSLCFVYPLDFARTRLAADVGKAGDTREFTGLVDCIKKVSKSDGMKGLYQGFGVSVQGIIIYRASYFGVYDTAKGMLPDPKNTHIVISWAIAQTVTAVAGVVSYPFDTVRRRMMMQSGRKGADIMYTGTLDCWRKIARDEGPKAFFKGALSNVLRGMGGAFVLVLYDEFKKLTN, from the exons ATGGCAGAAGGCGCTATTTCTTTTGCAAAAGACTTTTTGGCAGGTGGGGTTGCCGCTGCTATCTCCAAAACAGCAGTGGCGCCAATTGAAAGGGTGAAACTTCTTCTGCAG GTACAACATGCCAGCAAACAGATCACAGTTGACAAGCAGTACAAGGGAATTGTGGACTGCTTTGTTCGGATTCCCAAAGAGCAGGGCTTCATTGCATTCTGGCGTGGCAACACGGCCAATGTCATCCGCTACTTCCCCACCCAAGCCCTCAACTTTGCTTTCAAAGACAAATATAAGCAGATCTTCCTGGGGGGAGTCGACAAGCACACCCAGTTCTGGCGATACTTTGCCGGCAACTTGGCGTCTGGTGGCGCAGCCGGAGCTACCTCACTCTGCTTCGTGTACCCACTGGATTTCGCCCGTACCCGCCTGGCAGCAGATGTAGGAAAGGCAGGCGACACCAGGGAGTTTACTGGTCTGGTGGACTGTATAAAGAAGGTCTCCAAGTCAGATGGAATGAAGGGGTTGTACCAGGGATTTGGCGTGTCTGTGCAGGGCATCATTATCTACAGGGCGTCATACTTTGGCGTCTACGACACGGCTaaag GCATGCTTCCTGATCCCAAGaacacacacattgtcatcagCTGGGCAATCGCCCAAACAGTGACAGCTGTAGCTGGCGTGGTCTCCTATCCCTTTGATACTGTCCGACGGCGCATGATGATGCAGTCAGGCCGGAAAGGAG ctGACATTATGTACACTGGGACTTTGGACTGCTGGAGGAAGATTGCCCGTGATGAGGGACCCAAAGCCTTCTTTAAGGGAGCCCTCTCCAACGTTCTGCGAGGCATGGGTGGAGCCTTTGTATTGGTTCTATATGACGAGTTTAAGAAACTGACTAACTAA